From Juglans regia cultivar Chandler chromosome 8, Walnut 2.0, whole genome shotgun sequence, the proteins below share one genomic window:
- the LOC109020313 gene encoding small nuclear ribonucleoprotein Sm D2, with protein MSRPMDEDATAGKNEEEEFNTGPLSVLMMSVKNNTQVLINCRNNKKLLGRVRAFDRHCNMVLENVREMWTEVPKTGKGKKKAHPVNKDRFISKMFLRGDSVIIVLRNPK; from the exons ATGAG TAGGCCAATGGATGAGGATGCCACT GCTGGGAAGAATGAGGAAGAGGAATTCAACACTGGGCCACTCTCTGTTCTAATGATGAGTGTTAAAAACAACACACAG GTGCTAATTAACTGCCGAAACAACAAGAAGCTTCTAGGTCGGGTGAGGGCCTTTGATCGGCACTGCAACATGGTTCTTGAAAATGTCAGGGAGATGTGGACTGAG GTACCAAAGACTGGTAAGGGCAAGAAGAAAGCACATCCTGTCAACAAAGATAGGTTTATCAGTAAGATGTTTCTTCGGGGAGACTCAGTTATCATTGTCCTTAGGAACCCTAAGTGA